A stretch of DNA from Brachyhypopomus gauderio isolate BG-103 chromosome 7, BGAUD_0.2, whole genome shotgun sequence:
CAACCGACAATCAGTTTCTTAGTAGATTTGCAGGAAAATGGCAAACAGCTGACCCCGAGGGTAAATGATGACGTCATGGATGATACTGATGTAAATCAAAACATGAGGTAAGGAAAAGAgacttgtgtgcatgtgccttCAAATGCACAAATCAAAAGCTGAAAACGCTTTCAAAACCAGCTGCGTTGGTGAGGAATTGTTCAAGCTGTGAGGTGTGTCAGCTTGCACATGGGAACTTATGAAACAGTGCAAAATAGGTCTACTTATCAATACAGGTTTATTAAATGTAAACATACAAAAAAGAATATAAAATATTCagacaaaaatatataaattatagtAAAAAGCGGAGCCAACAGAGATTAGCTGTCAGTAGCTAATGGCTCAATGCTGATAAAATTGTGAATAAGAAAGGTTTATAAGGAAAGAGGCAAAAAGATaaaaagtaaatgtaattagaaaTATGAAACAAATGCTTAAATGTGCAACTCATGAGCACAAAGAATTGTTTGGGAATTCATCACAATGTTGCACTCAAATTCTTTTAAAATTCATCATGTTTTTCCTTCTCAATTTTATTGTTGTCTTTGTGCAAAAAGTACATTTACATCAGTTGCCTTACACGAGGCTCAACTGCGTTTCTGTAAATGAATACTATTGGCTGGTGGATCCTACAAAAGTTGGGGCGTGTTAAAAGGTGATGTGGGCATGTCAAAAGCTGATTCCTATTGGCTGAAAAATGCTAGCAGTTACATAATGGCACAAAAAAGATTTTCTACCATTTTTTACCAGGGAATTCCGACTACACCGATTCTTCCAGTAAGACAATGCTATCAAGGACAGGTTTCATTATCTTTAATTAACATGGAACATAACTTAGTCATTACCATTACCAATCAGTACATTCATGTAGCATGCTAGCTAATAGTGAAGTAGATGACCAGCTTTGTTGGATGACTAGTAgcatatttaatttaattaagatGGAATTGGAATCAATTCAGCTGACTAGTAGCATGCACTGCCTGCATggaagattatatatatatatatatatatatatatatatatatatatatatatatatatatatatatatatatatatatatatagatgtaATATTCACCTCCTCTATTCAGTTTCTAGGAATACATTCTATTATCTATTGGCTTTTACTGGGACATTATGCTTAACCTatgttaaaaaatatatataatgaagtgttcaAACCTCTGAATTATGTTAATACTTGATTTTGTTATTTGAATGTCATTACatacacatttatatttaactttaaaacatttaacttaaaacatggaaaaaacatttaaaagtacattttaagacattatATTTAAGATGTAATGAATAGTATCGATTCCGAATTTAATATCAgaatatgattttttttttagattttaaaTAGGTACCTTAAGGTTATGATTCTAATAAACTAATTCCAAAATAGTTTTATGAACTCCAAAATGAAAAGAGAAAATCCTTCATAAATCCACTGTCATTCATGACAGGAACAATACACTTGGACACAACAGTACTACAACTGGTTACATTAATACACAGGAGAATTGCAGCAGGTTACATTAATACACAGGAATACTACAGCTGGTTACATTAGTACGCTAGTTACATTAATACACAGGAGAACTACAGCTGGTTACATTAATACATAGAAGTACAGCTGGTTATATTAATACacaggagaactacatttacagcatttgacCAACACTGTAATCCAGAGGCATTTACATGTAGTTCTTACATAtcagcagggctctcaagtctcacgcattgagcatgtgacacacgcatttgaccgtcttcacacgctcacacgccacacttccgatttcacacggcgagaaaaaaaatctagtttatttacctccgatccatatctatgtcgccctccactggcgatcgatcgcgatatacaaacccccaccccgctcaacaattaacgttcgccaccccccgtcaacaactctcacactctgacatgaatccaaaacttgagagccctgcataTCAGTGTGACAGTATGTGTGCTCCTTTgtatcaaacccatgaccttaTTATTTCCAGCACCGTGTTGTACGTTCCTACATCTTACTGCAGCGGGTAGGTATAATACACCACTACAGCTGGTGTACTTCAGTTCAGGGGCACTACAGgtggttacaagaccagttcagCTGTCCGTTCAGCTACAGGTTTACACCAGAtcttcatcgtcatcatcatcatcaccttgAGAGTGTTGGCCTGAACAGCAACTCCATGACATAACAAGGGGTTTGTTGCGTTGTATTGTTTATAATGATGAACTAGCTGACTCACACGTATGCATTGCGTCCGTATTGGCTGGAGGGAGCCAGGGACCCAGCTGAGTGCAGGTGTGGGGTGTCTCTGCGGGCAGAAGGGTACGTGTAGGAACTGGAGGAGAGACACCAAATGGACAGAATGACTGGAGTAGCAATGGCAGTTCTGGGTAAGATTAAAAGTTGGAAAACCTTGTGTTCAAGAGAACAAAATGCCCCACGCCGGACACAACAACATCAGGGCTCCATATTAACAACTATGAAATGAATTTTACTGAAGTGAATAATTTACATAGACGAAAAATGAGGTATAGCCTCTTGATTGAAGGGTTCCTCCCCAACCACAGCTACCCCTTTATTTAAATAGTAGCTTCACATAGTAATTCAAATAGTAGCGATGAGCTCACCGTTTTTCCTGTTTGCTGGTCATTCTACCTGCACACATCAGACAGCATCCTCCCAGCAGGGCCAGTGTGGCTGAACACCAGCCAATATACAGACCTTCTCCTATCTCAAAcctgcacacaccacagccTGTAATAAGACCCTGCAAAACACCTATAGGTAGTATTTCATGACAGAGTGAGTGGAGTGGAGAGGGTAtagtggagaggggagagggtataGTGGAGAGGGTAtagtggagaggggagagggtatagtggagaggggagagggtataGTGGAGAGGGTAtagtggagaggggagagggtatagtggagaggggagagggtataGTGGAGAGGGTAtagtggagaggggagaggataTAGTAGAGAGGGtataggggagagggtatagttgagaggggagagggtataGTGGAGAGGGtataggggagagggtataGTTGAGAGGGtataggggagagggtataGTTGAGAGGGtataggggagagggtataGTGGAGAGGGTATAGTGGAGAGGATATAGTAGAGAGGGtataggggagagggtatagttgagaggggagagggtataGTAGAGAGGGtataggggagagggtataGTTGAGAGGGTATAGTGGAGAGGGTATAGTTGAGAGGGTATAGGGAAGAGGGTATAgttgagaggggagagggtatattgcagaggggagagggtatagtggagaggtgagaggggagaagatatagtggagaggggagaggataTAGTGGAGAGGGtataggggagaggggagaggataTAGTGGAGAGGGTATAGGGGAGAGGTTATAGTTGAGAGGATATAGTGGAGAGGatataggggagagggtataGTTGAGAGGGTATAGTGGAGAGGGtataggggagagggtataGGGGAGAAGGGAGAGGGTATAGTGAAGAGGGTATAAAATTAGGCCTTAGAATGAAAGAAAAGCTTTGGAAAAGCCTTTCAAAGTCCATGAAATATTTCATGTAACATTTAGGGGCAGGAGGCTAAAGTATCTACAGTAGACCTGAACTGATTTTACAGGTCCTGATATTGAGATTCAGACCAGATTTAAATTGTCAATAcaggaaataaacaaaaacagccaGACACACTCACTTAGTTCCAGGGTAAAGTGGATCGAAAAACTCCCGAGTAATATTGGAGGCATACCATGACACAGCAATCATGGTGCACAGACCTGCAAATTCAAAGTGTATTATGTGATATTGTAAATCTGATCATGACATTGATTTCTTTAGTTGTTAGTTTAGCTTTGCACTAATGTTATATcaaagtatatatattttttatcaaAGGTCACTGAATACACTGGTCATGCAGTCTACATTCAACACCTGTACAAAGGTTAATTGTGCAATTATGTAACATTTTGTAACTACACACTGCACTAAATAATGCAGACAGGGGTCAAGAGTTTCACTTTTTGTCATATTGTGCCAATTACTTATTGTGGTCAAGTGCTTCAGGTAATGTGATCTGTATGACTTTTATTGTGAAATGGTTGTTAGTGTGTTTCAAAATTGCAGATTTGCTGGGATTTTTCCAGGTCTCTATAACTATATCACAATCTACTGTTGTGAGTTCAGTATACATCAGTGTCCTCCCCAGACACTAGGCTAGAAGCTTTGCAGCAATTTATTGTAGCAGTGAAATCAACATGGACCAAACTCAACAACAACTTGGGCTGAAGAACTTTTTTGCAACATCTTGT
This window harbors:
- the LOC143518630 gene encoding claudin-15-like isoform X3, whose protein sequence is MRYIQACRALMIASIVLGTFGLIATLVGMQCSKIGGENYVLKGRIAALGGVFFILQGLCTMIAVSWYASNITREFFDPLYPGTKFEIGEGLYIGWCSATLALLGGCCLMCAGRMTSKQEKRSYTYPSARRDTPHLHSAGSLAPSSQYGRNAYV
- the LOC143518630 gene encoding claudin-15-like isoform X2; its protein translation is MSSVVEAVGFFLGFLSWVMVGVALTNPYWKVSTVNGYIQACRALMIASIVLGTFGLIATLVGMQCSKIGGENYVLKGRIAALGGVFFILQGLCTMIAVSWYASNITREFFDPLYPGTKFEIGEGLYIGWCSATLALLGGCCLMCAGRMTSKQEKRSYTYPSARRDTPHLHSAGSLAPSSQYGRNAYV